One stretch of Melioribacteraceae bacterium 4301-Me DNA includes these proteins:
- a CDS encoding cytidylyltransferase domain-containing protein, translating into MSIKIITIVQARMSSSRLPGKVLLPILNKPLLIRMIERIQKAKLKGKLIVATSVSNDDDVIEQLCKQNNIECFRGHPTDLLDRHYKAAVKYKADAIAKIPSDCPLIDPNIIDKVFSFYLQNVNKFDYVSNLHPATYPDGNDVEIMSFNSLKKAWSEATKDFEREHTTPYIWENPHLFKIGNVEWETGKNLSTTERWTIDYEEDYLFIKTVYEELYLDNHDFGINDILTLLQKKPEIRNINSKYAGKYWYENHLNELKHIDEYKRSINN; encoded by the coding sequence AACAAACCTCTTCTTATACGAATGATAGAAAGGATACAAAAAGCTAAACTTAAAGGTAAATTAATTGTGGCAACCTCAGTATCAAACGATGACGATGTGATTGAACAACTCTGCAAGCAAAATAACATTGAATGCTTTAGGGGACATCCAACAGACTTACTCGATCGACATTATAAAGCGGCAGTTAAATACAAAGCCGACGCAATAGCTAAAATTCCATCAGATTGTCCATTAATTGACCCAAATATAATTGACAAAGTTTTCAGCTTTTACTTGCAGAACGTCAACAAATTCGACTATGTAAGTAATTTACATCCAGCTACTTATCCCGATGGCAACGACGTTGAAATAATGTCATTCAATTCACTTAAAAAAGCATGGAGCGAAGCAACAAAAGATTTTGAACGCGAACATACAACCCCTTACATTTGGGAGAATCCACATTTATTTAAAATCGGGAATGTAGAGTGGGAAACTGGTAAAAATTTATCAACTACTGAAAGATGGACTATTGATTATGAAGAAGATTATCTTTTTATTAAAACAGTTTACGAAGAATTATACTTAGATAATCATGATTTCGGTATTAATGATATTTTAACTTTGCTTCAAAAGAAACCAGAAATAAGAAATATTAACAGTAAATACGCAGGTAAATACTGGTACGAAAATCACTTGAACGAGCTTAAACATATAGATGAATACAAAAGGAGCATAAATAATTAA
- a CDS encoding aminotransferase class III-fold pyridoxal phosphate-dependent enzyme — MPNKISLENDYPDITKSEELYKRALGLIPSVTQTLAKGPTQYVNGASPKYLIKGKGSHVWDVDGNEYIDYNMGIGPLSLGYAYPKVDEAIKKQLESGITFSLMHPLEVEVAELIREIIPNAEAVRYSKTGADVTSAAIRLARAYTGRNKILCCGYHGWHDWYISVTARNKGIPSAVQDLTYTFNYNDIDSVKNSLDADTAAVILEPVVFHEPKDNFLHKLAELCKQNGTILIFDEMWTGFRMALGGAQEYFNITPDLATYSKAVANGMPISILTGRKEIMNLLDEDVFFYTTFGGEALSLAAVKATIETLKENNVPKYLNDMGKKLKDGYNEIASKLKMNYTKAIGYNWRSLITFDPAAADPLLQKSLVQQEMIKRGILWQGFHNMSFSHTQEDIDYTLKVYDEVLPILKNAVDNNNIKNLLRGEPVQPVFRKVDNFNVKPIKK; from the coding sequence ATGCCTAACAAAATAAGCTTAGAGAATGATTATCCTGATATAACTAAATCCGAAGAGCTCTACAAGCGTGCGCTTGGATTAATTCCATCAGTTACACAAACTCTTGCAAAAGGACCAACTCAATACGTCAATGGAGCTTCACCAAAATATCTCATTAAAGGAAAAGGCTCTCACGTCTGGGATGTAGATGGTAATGAATATATCGATTATAATATGGGAATTGGACCATTATCACTTGGTTATGCTTATCCTAAAGTGGATGAAGCCATAAAAAAACAATTAGAAAGTGGCATTACCTTTTCACTAATGCACCCACTTGAAGTTGAAGTAGCAGAACTCATTAGAGAAATCATTCCAAATGCAGAAGCAGTAAGGTATAGCAAAACTGGAGCCGATGTTACAAGCGCAGCAATAAGACTTGCTCGTGCCTATACCGGTCGCAACAAAATTTTATGCTGCGGTTACCACGGCTGGCATGATTGGTACATAAGTGTTACAGCAAGAAATAAAGGAATTCCATCTGCGGTTCAAGATTTAACTTACACTTTTAATTATAACGACATTGATTCAGTTAAAAATTCTTTAGACGCAGATACTGCTGCAGTAATCTTAGAACCTGTTGTTTTTCATGAACCAAAGGATAATTTCCTTCATAAGCTTGCAGAGCTCTGCAAGCAAAATGGTACAATTTTAATATTCGATGAAATGTGGACAGGGTTCAGAATGGCTCTTGGCGGTGCTCAAGAATATTTTAATATTACTCCCGATTTAGCTACTTATTCTAAAGCTGTAGCTAACGGTATGCCTATATCAATTCTTACAGGCAGAAAAGAAATCATGAATTTATTAGATGAAGATGTTTTCTTTTATACCACATTCGGTGGTGAAGCTCTTTCCCTTGCAGCTGTCAAAGCTACTATTGAAACACTTAAAGAAAATAATGTACCAAAATACCTTAATGATATGGGTAAAAAATTAAAAGACGGGTATAATGAAATAGCATCAAAGCTTAAAATGAATTACACTAAGGCTATAGGCTACAATTGGCGTTCGCTGATTACTTTCGACCCTGCTGCTGCCGACCCCCTTCTACAAAAATCTTTAGTTCAACAGGAAATGATTAAACGTGGCATCTTATGGCAAGGATTTCATAACATGAGCTTTTCTCATACACAAGAGGATATTGATTATACCCTTAAAGTATACGATGAGGTTCTCCCTATTCTTAAAAACGCAGTTGATAATAACAATATTAAAAATCTCTTGCGTGGCGAACCTGTTCAACCAGTGTTTAGAAAAGTTGATAATTTTAATGTAAAACCAATAAAAAAATGA